CCTGACCCATACTGATCCAGACGTCGGTGTAGATGACATCCGCGTCAGTGACCGCCTCGACGGGATCAGTCGTGACCGTCGGATCGCCGCCGAGTTCGCGGGCGCGTTCGAGCACATCGTCGTCGACCTCGTAGCCCTCGGGCGTCGCGACCGTCAGGTCGATGTCCGTCAGCGCAGCGCCGAGCGCGAACGATTGGGCGACGTTGTTGCCGTCGCCGATCCAAACCGCTGAAACATCGTCGAATCCACCCTCGTGTTCGCGGATCGTCAGCAGGTCCGCGAGCGTCTGGCAGGGATGGGCGTCATCGGTGAGACCGTTGACGATCGGCACCGAGGAGTACTCCGCGAGCACCTCGATGTTCTCGTGTTTGAAGACGCGGGCCATCACGGCGTCGACGTACCGCGAGAGTGCACGCGAGGTGTCTTTCAGCGGTTCGCCCCGGCCGAGCTGGATGTCGTCTTCCCCGAGGAAGATCGCGTGTCCGCCGAGTTGGGTCATGCCCGTCTCGAAAGAGACCCGGGTACGGGTACTCGCCTTCTGGAAGAGCATCCCGAGGGTCTGCCCGGATAAGTCGGCGTGGTCATCGCCGGCTTCGACGGCGCGTTTGTACTCGTCGGCTCTGTCCAGAACTGTGAGCAGTTCCGCCTCGGAGAGGTCATCGACGTCGAGGAAATGTCTCGGCTGCGTATCGTTCGTTGCTGTTGTCATGGTCTGATAGCTCGTCTGAAAATCCTATTGCTCACTGAGCGTCCGCGCGACGCGCTCGAGGACCGATACCGACTGGTCGAACTCCGACAGCGGCAGTCGTTCATCGGGCGCATGATCGAGGTCCGAGTTGCCCGGGCCGTAGGTGACCATCGGACAGTCCCAGGCCCCGGCGTAGATGTTCATGTCGCTCGTCCCGGTCTTTCGCACGAGGCGGGGATCGCTGCCCTCTTTCCGGATGGCAACGCGAAACGCCCGTGCGACCTCGGTTCGCGGGCTCATCATCACCGGCGGGACCTTGTCCTTCCAGGTCACGGTCCCGACCTCGAGTTTGGCCTCTGCGGCTTCGCGGACGGTTCCGACGTCGAGTGCCGGCGGGACGCGCAACTGGACGTCCATCGTCGCCTCGACGGAGAGACCGTCGTCGCTGACGCCGCCTTCGATGTCGACCGGCTTGGTCGTCACCTGTTCGAAGACCGGTTCGTACTCGTCGCCCTCGAAGTACTCCTCGACGGCCGACCACCAGCGGACGGCGTGTTGGATCGCGTTCGGGTCTGGCCGGGAGGTGTGGCCGGACTCGCTGGTTGCGACGTAGGTTCCGGCGATCAGGCCGCGGTAACCGAGCGTGATCCCGTCGGCGCCGGAGGGCTCGCCGTTGACGACGGCCTCCGGCGGCTCGTCGCGGTCGTCGGCGAGGTAGCGCGACCCTTTCGAGTCGATTTCCTCGCCGACGACGCCGACGAAGGAGACGCCGGTGCGGACGGCGGCGACCGCCATCGCGGCGAGCGGTCCCGTCGCGTCGACGCTGCCGCGGCCCCAGAGGACCTCGTCATCGCCAGTCTCTTCGACCTCGACGGGGATGTCCCCTGGCACGGTGTCGATGTGTGAGGTCAACAACACGGCGTTGTCCGCCGGCGCGCGGACGTTCCCGACCGCGTCGATCCAGACCTCTCGGTCGTGGGCTTCGAAGAAGTCCACGAGGCGTTTGGCCGCCTCGCGTTCCTCGCGGGTGGGTGAGGGGATCGAAACGAGATCGATCACCAGCTCTCGGGCGTCCGCGGCCGTTACGTCCATCGGTTCGCTCGAGCTCGCGTTCATGATTCGGTGTCGGATGCGACGACCGCAGTCAGCGCATCTACGAGTTGGTCCGCCTCCGCCTCGCCGATCACGAGCGGTGGCAGCAGGCGCAGGACGGTTCGACCCGCGGGCAGCGCCAACACTTGATGGTTCATCGCCAGATCACGGGCAACGCGGTTCGCGCCGCGTTTCAACTCGAGACCGATGAGCAGGCCGTCGCCGCGGACCTCACGCACCTCGTCGCCCAGCGCCGCCTCGAGTTCGTCGACGAGATAGCCGCCGACGTCGGCGGCGTGGGCGGGCCACTCCTCCTCGACCAGCGTCGAGACGGTCGCGTGGACTGCAGCGGCGACGACAGGGCCGCCGCTGAACGTGGCGTTGTGCGAGGCCGCGCCGTCGGCGATCCAGTCCCGAACTGCGACCGCGCCGACGGGCAGGCCGTTGCCCAGGCCCTTCGCCGTCGTGAGTACGTCGGGCGTGACGCCCGCGTTCTGGCAGGCCCACATCTCGCCGGTGCGTCCCATGCCGGTCTGGACCTCGTCCAAGACGAACGCTGCGCCGGCCTCGTCGGTAACCTCGCGGGCGGTCTCGAGGTAGCCCGCAGGCGGGACATTGATCCCGCCTTCGCCCTGGATCGGCTCGAGGATGACTGCAGCCGTCTCGTCGTCCACGGCAGCCGCGAGTTCTTCGCTGTCACCGTAGGGGACGAACTCCATATCGCCGGCGAGAGGTTCGTAGGGCTCCTTGTACTTGTCCTTCCAGGTCGCCGCGAGCGACCCCATCGTCCGGCCGTGGAACGAGCGGGTCGCAGCGACGATCTTCGACTCACCGGTCGCCGACCGGGCGAACTTCAGCGCGGCCTCGTTGGCCTCAGTCCCGGAGTTGCAGAACCAGGCCTGCTCGAGTCCGTCAGGCGTCGCCGCGACGAGCGCGGCGTAGGCGTCCTCGCGCGCCTGAACGGGGTACGAGGAGTCGATAAAAGTCAACTTTCCAACCTGTTCTTGAACGGCCTCGACGACTACGGGATGGCTGTGGCCCAGCGGCGTGCATGCGAAACTCGCACCGGCATCGACGTACTCCGTGCCGTCGGTGCTGTAGAGGTACGGACCCTCGCCGCGTTCGATGCCGATTGGCTTGCCGCCGGAGACGAAGTCGAGGTCGCTCATTCTGCGGCCTCCGTTTCCGCTTCGTTTTCGTCCTCGTCCTTGAGCGCGCCGGGCTCGAGCGTCGTGCCCTCACCTTCGAGCGCACTCGTAATCGGCTCGTCAGCGTTCGCTGTCGCGACGATCACCGACGTCGCACCGCCCTCGAGCGCTTCCTCGGCGGCCATGACCTTCTTCGTCATGAAGCCTTCCGCGGCGTCCTTGACGGCCGAGAACTCGTCGGGCGTCGACGCCGAGTCGATTTTGGTCGACTCGTCATCGGGATCCTCGTAGATCCCCGAAACGTCCGTGAGGACGACCAGATCGGCCTCGAGAGCGCCCGCGACTGCGGCGGCGGCGCGGTCGGCGTCGGCGTTGACCGCCGTGTAGCCGCCCTCCTTCTCCCTCCCGAGGACCGGGACGGAGACGACAGGTGTGTAGCCACCGTCGAGGGTCATCTCGAGCAGGTCAGCGTTGACTGACTCAATCGTGCCCGAGTGGTCGC
This genomic stretch from Natrinema sp. SYSU A 869 harbors:
- the argF gene encoding ornithine carbamoyltransferase; its protein translation is MTTATNDTQPRHFLDVDDLSEAELLTVLDRADEYKRAVEAGDDHADLSGQTLGMLFQKASTRTRVSFETGMTQLGGHAIFLGEDDIQLGRGEPLKDTSRALSRYVDAVMARVFKHENIEVLAEYSSVPIVNGLTDDAHPCQTLADLLTIREHEGGFDDVSAVWIGDGNNVAQSFALGAALTDIDLTVATPEGYEVDDDVLERARELGGDPTVTTDPVEAVTDADVIYTDVWISMGQEDERDVRMNDFEGFQVCSDLLEHAPEASVMHCLPAHRGEEITDEVIEGDQSIVFDQAENRLHAQKALLSWLLE
- a CDS encoding [LysW]-lysine hydrolase; this translates as MNASSSEPMDVTAADARELVIDLVSIPSPTREEREAAKRLVDFFEAHDREVWIDAVGNVRAPADNAVLLTSHIDTVPGDIPVEVEETGDDEVLWGRGSVDATGPLAAMAVAAVRTGVSFVGVVGEEIDSKGSRYLADDRDEPPEAVVNGEPSGADGITLGYRGLIAGTYVATSESGHTSRPDPNAIQHAVRWWSAVEEYFEGDEYEPVFEQVTTKPVDIEGGVSDDGLSVEATMDVQLRVPPALDVGTVREAAEAKLEVGTVTWKDKVPPVMMSPRTEVARAFRVAIRKEGSDPRLVRKTGTSDMNIYAGAWDCPMVTYGPGNSDLDHAPDERLPLSEFDQSVSVLERVARTLSEQ
- a CDS encoding aspartate aminotransferase family protein; its protein translation is MSDLDFVSGGKPIGIERGEGPYLYSTDGTEYVDAGASFACTPLGHSHPVVVEAVQEQVGKLTFIDSSYPVQAREDAYAALVAATPDGLEQAWFCNSGTEANEAALKFARSATGESKIVAATRSFHGRTMGSLAATWKDKYKEPYEPLAGDMEFVPYGDSEELAAAVDDETAAVILEPIQGEGGINVPPAGYLETAREVTDEAGAAFVLDEVQTGMGRTGEMWACQNAGVTPDVLTTAKGLGNGLPVGAVAVRDWIADGAASHNATFSGGPVVAAAVHATVSTLVEEEWPAHAADVGGYLVDELEAALGDEVREVRGDGLLIGLELKRGANRVARDLAMNHQVLALPAGRTVLRLLPPLVIGEAEADQLVDALTAVVASDTES
- a CDS encoding acetylglutamate/acetylaminoadipate kinase, with product MTVVVKIGGARAVEPEGALADVASLVDDGEDVVVVHGGSTAVDETLEELGEEPTYVETPGGVVGRFTDERTMDVFKMVMPGKLNTDLVESLHNEGVNAVGLSGTDGKLLEGKRKSAVRVKEDGKKKIKRGDHSGTIESVNADLLEMTLDGGYTPVVSVPVLGREKEGGYTAVNADADRAAAAVAGALEADLVVLTDVSGIYEDPDDESTKIDSASTPDEFSAVKDAAEGFMTKKVMAAEEALEGGATSVIVATANADEPITSALEGEGTTLEPGALKDEDENEAETEAAE